The following are encoded together in the Labeo rohita strain BAU-BD-2019 chromosome 17, IGBB_LRoh.1.0, whole genome shotgun sequence genome:
- the sh3pxd2ab gene encoding SH3 and PX domain-containing protein 2A isoform X2 — MCVYVVTADYQRQENTEISLRAGERVEVIEKSESGWWFVRTAEEQGWVPATYLVSLTGRRDSHKAPNGETERYITVQSFNSSSQDELGFESGVIVEVIQRNLEGWWFIRYGGKEGWAPAAYLKKMQDGVMAGNQATETNKPAVQGQVEIIGNLMEISNLLNKKPANERHSHTQTDTNVHRNTYRNSQTDSYTQYNGDAEQSDVYSNNTHTNRNSSSSMSTAANTGRNSLEGDSDDQVTQHVDTSLCLSVSDSSVSVSVSDACVTVSVSEASVSSTSSAIKTKTVPPSPAIARVAPQRFHSVETRSPSNNQKPPPRRENSLGFQLPQPPDPPTVEAEYYTIAEFRSCLTDGISFSGGQKAEVIEKNSGGWWYVQIGEKEGWAPCSYIDKRKKPTLYRQTSTLTRPKVPPPAPPIKKQNSLPCVESEIVTQMSPRVYEEPEYDVPTVGLEFDPEQDFLPGDAPNRAPPPLNQRTVSFTLGEGDEEDDEGVYANGGFRAVPQCKDSHSDTYSSSAAQRASMWDPPEYDAPTVEPNIELYAHLKQSKLKQQADESKSKPSVRPKPANQDCSSLRRPLNQEQPGQMQFRTSRTSEDSENSLSEYFQAFSDLPSFFYRTTASYQREEPCELSFPAGVQVEVLEKQESGWWFVRWGNEEGWAPTYYLQPIKSSETSSTEAKTSEKINSETSWSALPELEISVQGDVGKMGRCVSLEKNEQRVNQSLKSGHRSNQQNCRVGVKQLAVRPQNVLKDNTNTHTTPAGRRNDALPGHSYNDQTTCAGNTESMRHKVPVSMVKPKPHLIHNNLREEYVSIADYHGDAETMSFPAGTRLEVLERNPNGWWYCRVLDSAKTRKGWVPSNFLERRS, encoded by the exons atgtgtgtgtatgtcgtGACGGCAGACTACCAGCGTCAGGAAAATACAGAAATCAGCCTGCGAGCAGGAGAGAGAGTCGAGGTGATCGAAAAGAGTGAGAGTG GGTGGTGGTTTGTAAGAACAGCTGAAGAACAAGGCTGGGTTCCTGCTACATACCTTGTCTCTCTCACAGGACGTCGAGACAGCCACAAAGCACCAAACGGAGAGA CAGAGAGATATATCACTGTTCAGTCCTTCAATAGTTCGAGTCAGGATGAGCTGGGCTTTGAGAGTGGCGTCATTGTTGAGGTCATCCAGAGGAATCTGGAGGGCTGGTGGTTCATACG TTATGGTGGTAAGGAGGGATGGGCTCCAGCTGCCTACCTGAAGAAAATGCAAGATGGTGTCATGGCTGGTAACCAGGCAACAGAGACAAATAAACCAGCAGTGCAGGGTCAGGTGGAAATCATCGGAAACCTTATGGAGATCAGCAACCTCTTGAACAAGAAACCCGCCAACGAacgacactcacacacacaaactgacaCCAACGTACACCGAAACACATACAGGAACTCACAGACTGACTCATATACACAGTACAATGGTGATGCGGAGCAGTCTGATGTTTACAGTAACAACACACACACCAAtagaaacagcagcagcagcatgaGCACAGCAGCTAATACAGGCAGAAATAGTTTAGAGGGAGACTCTGATGATCAGGTCACCCAGCACGTAGACACGAGCTTGTGTTTGTCCGTCTCAGACAGTAGTGTGTCTGTGTCAGTGTCAGACGCTTGTGTAACTGTGTCTGTTTCTGAAGCAAGTGTGTCTTCAACATCGTCCGCAATAAAGACCAAAACAGTCCCTCCGTCTCCAGCCATTGCTCGAGTCGCACCTCAGAGATTCCACAGTGTTGAAACCA GATCACCATCAAACAATCAAAAACCGCCTCCCCGTCGAGAAAACAGCCtg GGATTTCAGTTACCACAGCCCCCAGATCCCCCTACTGTTGAAGCTGAGTATTACACCATCGCTGAGTTCAGGTCCTGCTTGACAGATGGGATCAGTTTCAGTGGAGGACAAAAAGCTGAG GTGATTGAGAAGAACTCCGGAGGCTGGTGGTATGTCCAAATTGGAGAAAAGGAGGGTTGGGCCCCGTGTTCTTACATAGACAAACGCAAGAAACCCACCTTATACCGCCAAACCAGCACACTGACTCGTCCCAAGGtcccgcctcctgctccgccaaTTAAAAAGCAGAACTCTCTTCCATGTGTTGAATCCGAGATTGTGACCCAAATGAGTCCACGAGTGTATGAGGAACCAGAATATGATGTTCCAACAGTGGGCCTTGAATTTGATCCCGAGCAGGACTTTCTTCCAGGAGATGCACCGAATAGAGCCCCGCCTCCTTTGAATCAACGTACCGTTTCTTTTACATTGGGTGAAGGGGATGAAGAAGACGATGAGGGTGTGTATGCGAACGGTGGCTTCAGAGCTGTCCCACAGTGTAAGGACAGTCACTCGGACACATACTCGTCCTCTGCGGCCCAGCGGGCATCTATGTGGGATCCACCGGAATACGACGCCCCAACAGTCGAGCCCAACATCGAGCTCTACGCACACTTGAAGCAATCTAAACTCAAACAGCAGGCTGATGAGTCGAAATCCAAACCGTCCGTGCGTCCGAAACCCGCAAACCAAGACTGTAGTTCCCTCAGACGACCCCTGAACCAAGAACAACCAGGCCAGATGCAATTCAGGACCTCCCGCACATCTGAGGACTCTGAGAATAGCTTGTCAGAATACTTCCAGGCATTCTCCGATTTGCCTTCGTTTTTTTACCGAACTACTGCATCGTACCAGCGGGAAGAGCCATGTGAGCTCAGCTTTCCTGCAGGAGTGCAGGTAGAGGTTCTAGAGAAGCAGGAGAGCGGCTGGTGGTTCGTCCGCTGGGGGAACGAAGAGGGCTGGGCGCCCACTTACTACCTACAGCCAATCAAAAGCTCTGAAACAAGCAGTACTGAAGCCAAAACCAGCGAGAAGATTAATTCCGAGACATCTTGGTCAGCGCTGCCCGAGTTGGAGATTTCAGTGCAGGGAGATGTTGGAAAGATGGGTAGATGCGTAAGTTTGGAGAAGAACGAGCAGCGCGTTAACCAAAGCCTGAAGAGCGGACACAGATCTAACCAACAGAACTGCCGGGTCGGCGTGAAGCAGCTTGCCGTCAGACCTCAGAATGTCCTCAAGGACAATACTAACACGCACACGACTCCCGCGGGACGGAGGAACGATGCGCTTCCTGGTCATAGCTATAATGACCAAACCACCTGTGCAGGTAATACCGAGAGCATGAGACATAAGGTACCGGTGTCAATGGTCAAACCTAAACCACATCTGATCCACAACAACCTGCGGGAGGAGTACGTTTCTATCGCCGACTATCACGGCGACGCGGAGACCATGAGCTTCCCTGCTGGCACGAGGCTGGAGGTTCTGGAGAGAAACCCTAATGGATGGTGGTACTGCCGTGTGCTTGACTCGGCAAAAACGCGAAAAGGATGGGTACCCTCCAACTTCCTGGAGAGGAGGAGCTAG
- the sh3pxd2ab gene encoding SH3 and PX domain-containing protein 2A isoform X1, translating into MARRSSGGHGRGGSWLTACFFPSSSGRECGDALGAEECMCVYVVTADYQRQENTEISLRAGERVEVIEKSESGWWFVRTAEEQGWVPATYLVSLTGRRDSHKAPNGETERYITVQSFNSSSQDELGFESGVIVEVIQRNLEGWWFIRYGGKEGWAPAAYLKKMQDGVMAGNQATETNKPAVQGQVEIIGNLMEISNLLNKKPANERHSHTQTDTNVHRNTYRNSQTDSYTQYNGDAEQSDVYSNNTHTNRNSSSSMSTAANTGRNSLEGDSDDQVTQHVDTSLCLSVSDSSVSVSVSDACVTVSVSEASVSSTSSAIKTKTVPPSPAIARVAPQRFHSVETRSPSNNQKPPPRRENSLGFQLPQPPDPPTVEAEYYTIAEFRSCLTDGISFSGGQKAEVIEKNSGGWWYVQIGEKEGWAPCSYIDKRKKPTLYRQTSTLTRPKVPPPAPPIKKQNSLPCVESEIVTQMSPRVYEEPEYDVPTVGLEFDPEQDFLPGDAPNRAPPPLNQRTVSFTLGEGDEEDDEGVYANGGFRAVPQCKDSHSDTYSSSAAQRASMWDPPEYDAPTVEPNIELYAHLKQSKLKQQADESKSKPSVRPKPANQDCSSLRRPLNQEQPGQMQFRTSRTSEDSENSLSEYFQAFSDLPSFFYRTTASYQREEPCELSFPAGVQVEVLEKQESGWWFVRWGNEEGWAPTYYLQPIKSSETSSTEAKTSEKINSETSWSALPELEISVQGDVGKMGRCVSLEKNEQRVNQSLKSGHRSNQQNCRVGVKQLAVRPQNVLKDNTNTHTTPAGRRNDALPGHSYNDQTTCAGNTESMRHKVPVSMVKPKPHLIHNNLREEYVSIADYHGDAETMSFPAGTRLEVLERNPNGWWYCRVLDSAKTRKGWVPSNFLERRS; encoded by the exons ATGGCGCGGCGCAGTTCAGGTGGACACGGGCGTGGAGGCAGCTGGCTCACCGCCTGTTTTTTTCCATCATCCTCAGGGAGAGAATGTGGAGATGCCCTGGGTGCAGaggagtgtatgtgtgtgtatgtcgtGACGGCAGACTACCAGCGTCAGGAAAATACAGAAATCAGCCTGCGAGCAGGAGAGAGAGTCGAGGTGATCGAAAAGAGTGAGAGTG GGTGGTGGTTTGTAAGAACAGCTGAAGAACAAGGCTGGGTTCCTGCTACATACCTTGTCTCTCTCACAGGACGTCGAGACAGCCACAAAGCACCAAACGGAGAGA CAGAGAGATATATCACTGTTCAGTCCTTCAATAGTTCGAGTCAGGATGAGCTGGGCTTTGAGAGTGGCGTCATTGTTGAGGTCATCCAGAGGAATCTGGAGGGCTGGTGGTTCATACG TTATGGTGGTAAGGAGGGATGGGCTCCAGCTGCCTACCTGAAGAAAATGCAAGATGGTGTCATGGCTGGTAACCAGGCAACAGAGACAAATAAACCAGCAGTGCAGGGTCAGGTGGAAATCATCGGAAACCTTATGGAGATCAGCAACCTCTTGAACAAGAAACCCGCCAACGAacgacactcacacacacaaactgacaCCAACGTACACCGAAACACATACAGGAACTCACAGACTGACTCATATACACAGTACAATGGTGATGCGGAGCAGTCTGATGTTTACAGTAACAACACACACACCAAtagaaacagcagcagcagcatgaGCACAGCAGCTAATACAGGCAGAAATAGTTTAGAGGGAGACTCTGATGATCAGGTCACCCAGCACGTAGACACGAGCTTGTGTTTGTCCGTCTCAGACAGTAGTGTGTCTGTGTCAGTGTCAGACGCTTGTGTAACTGTGTCTGTTTCTGAAGCAAGTGTGTCTTCAACATCGTCCGCAATAAAGACCAAAACAGTCCCTCCGTCTCCAGCCATTGCTCGAGTCGCACCTCAGAGATTCCACAGTGTTGAAACCA GATCACCATCAAACAATCAAAAACCGCCTCCCCGTCGAGAAAACAGCCtg GGATTTCAGTTACCACAGCCCCCAGATCCCCCTACTGTTGAAGCTGAGTATTACACCATCGCTGAGTTCAGGTCCTGCTTGACAGATGGGATCAGTTTCAGTGGAGGACAAAAAGCTGAG GTGATTGAGAAGAACTCCGGAGGCTGGTGGTATGTCCAAATTGGAGAAAAGGAGGGTTGGGCCCCGTGTTCTTACATAGACAAACGCAAGAAACCCACCTTATACCGCCAAACCAGCACACTGACTCGTCCCAAGGtcccgcctcctgctccgccaaTTAAAAAGCAGAACTCTCTTCCATGTGTTGAATCCGAGATTGTGACCCAAATGAGTCCACGAGTGTATGAGGAACCAGAATATGATGTTCCAACAGTGGGCCTTGAATTTGATCCCGAGCAGGACTTTCTTCCAGGAGATGCACCGAATAGAGCCCCGCCTCCTTTGAATCAACGTACCGTTTCTTTTACATTGGGTGAAGGGGATGAAGAAGACGATGAGGGTGTGTATGCGAACGGTGGCTTCAGAGCTGTCCCACAGTGTAAGGACAGTCACTCGGACACATACTCGTCCTCTGCGGCCCAGCGGGCATCTATGTGGGATCCACCGGAATACGACGCCCCAACAGTCGAGCCCAACATCGAGCTCTACGCACACTTGAAGCAATCTAAACTCAAACAGCAGGCTGATGAGTCGAAATCCAAACCGTCCGTGCGTCCGAAACCCGCAAACCAAGACTGTAGTTCCCTCAGACGACCCCTGAACCAAGAACAACCAGGCCAGATGCAATTCAGGACCTCCCGCACATCTGAGGACTCTGAGAATAGCTTGTCAGAATACTTCCAGGCATTCTCCGATTTGCCTTCGTTTTTTTACCGAACTACTGCATCGTACCAGCGGGAAGAGCCATGTGAGCTCAGCTTTCCTGCAGGAGTGCAGGTAGAGGTTCTAGAGAAGCAGGAGAGCGGCTGGTGGTTCGTCCGCTGGGGGAACGAAGAGGGCTGGGCGCCCACTTACTACCTACAGCCAATCAAAAGCTCTGAAACAAGCAGTACTGAAGCCAAAACCAGCGAGAAGATTAATTCCGAGACATCTTGGTCAGCGCTGCCCGAGTTGGAGATTTCAGTGCAGGGAGATGTTGGAAAGATGGGTAGATGCGTAAGTTTGGAGAAGAACGAGCAGCGCGTTAACCAAAGCCTGAAGAGCGGACACAGATCTAACCAACAGAACTGCCGGGTCGGCGTGAAGCAGCTTGCCGTCAGACCTCAGAATGTCCTCAAGGACAATACTAACACGCACACGACTCCCGCGGGACGGAGGAACGATGCGCTTCCTGGTCATAGCTATAATGACCAAACCACCTGTGCAGGTAATACCGAGAGCATGAGACATAAGGTACCGGTGTCAATGGTCAAACCTAAACCACATCTGATCCACAACAACCTGCGGGAGGAGTACGTTTCTATCGCCGACTATCACGGCGACGCGGAGACCATGAGCTTCCCTGCTGGCACGAGGCTGGAGGTTCTGGAGAGAAACCCTAATGGATGGTGGTACTGCCGTGTGCTTGACTCGGCAAAAACGCGAAAAGGATGGGTACCCTCCAACTTCCTGGAGAGGAGGAGCTAG